In Cryptomeria japonica chromosome 10, Sugi_1.0, whole genome shotgun sequence, a genomic segment contains:
- the LOC131068130 gene encoding uncharacterized protein LOC131068130: protein MTPTKWFNMANIWVRGLKFSNPTTLKNVGFIQCGFPHVPNGHTGEDGNMVEKATSIFTRTPKPISGGLIQMFSSAPTNPGKNTGSGPHHDDKPGSKKGTGKPAKDIGSDPKNLHEEREAKDS, encoded by the exons ATGACTCCTACAAAGTGGTTCAACATGGCTAACATCTGGGTACGGGGGCTCAAATTCTCCAATCCCACTACTCTGAAAAATGTAGGTTTTATTCAATGCGGCTTTCCCCATGTTCCAAACGGACATACTG GAGAAGATGGCAATATGGTTGAGAAAGCTACCAGTATTTTCACCAGGACACCAAAGCCTATCTCCGGAGGACTCATTCAAATGTTTTCATCT GCTCCAACAAATCCAGGCAAAAATACAGGATCTGGTCCACACCATGATGATAAACCGGGAAGCAAGAAGGGTACAGGAAAACCAGCCAAAGATATAGGATCTGATCCAAAGAATCTCCATGAAGAACGAGAAGCAAAAGATAGCTAG